Within Porites lutea chromosome 2, jaPorLute2.1, whole genome shotgun sequence, the genomic segment CCCAGTTGTGCGATCTAGTTCGTTCAGACAAACTAGAGAGGTTGACCATTGACGAGTTGAATCAAATTTGCAGCGACCTTGAAGTGGACTTGTCCGATCTACCTTCTAAACGGAGAAAGAAGCCCTTCATTCAGCGACtcgaaaattaaaattagtGGAAGAGTGCTCTTGCGGACAAAATGCATGAAAGAAGAATGGAATTGTAGttgaaagtttcctttttttttttttttgacatacATTTTAGCATGTAATCTTGTCCGCTAAAATAGACTGGGAAGTGCATGGTTGTAAAGCTGACCGAGAACTCACGTAATCACTAAGCATACATTGTAGATCGTTGACAGAGGATATCAAGCTGTAAATTACCCAAGTCAATAGACCTCTACAGGTTGAATGCTACATTTTCTCAATACAGGACATGTGATAATTGAGAACTgttcctttcaaatttcgtcttattcacgTGCATATGAGCGGATAACttataaaaaagacaaagggtAAAGTTTCGTTGGGACCTCTATTGGGTAAACAAACATAAAAGCTAAAGAGATCTATTCTGATGATGGTAGTGATTTCCAATTGGGGCAAAGAGGGAACGTTTCAATTGTTTGCTGGGGCTTGGGGACTAGTAGGGGAGGACCCTGGGAACCATTCGTATCGCCAGTTTTGATCCGCgacgctgaccaaaaggatggAAGCTCCGTGAACGAGAAGGTCGTAGCCCTATGCGTCCTCTTGCGTCCATGTTCGCGTGCGAGCGGCGTCTATGCATATATctaataaatatttaaatatatAGACGTAAAAAGCCGATATGAGTATGAAAATTCAGGGGCAAGTCCATCTATTGCTCCCAGCTCGGCTTTCCTCCCGTTTCCGTGGCCCCACCttgcctgtacacagacgttcctttttttctacaGCGAACGCGAGAAACGTTTGACAATGTATTGTTTACGCAACTGTTACATATCAATTAAAGGACCTTCCTTCGTCTCCGTAAGATCCGTGATAATTGAAAGAGAGGTCGTACACAAATTAAATATAAACAAGGTTAAGATATGTGCAATGCTGAGGTTTGACTTAGCTAACTACGCGAACCTCGTATCGATCCTCACGCTCGAGTGAAATGATCCGATTGCTCAGGAAAAACAAATTGGGAAATATGCATAATTATACAGATCATACAGTCAGTGAGACCCGGGAGAGATGGGGGGCTTGTGGGCAACGAGGGAAAATCGTTTATTGAAGAGAACCGAACTGAATAAAAATTGTCAGAAAATGATTTACAATTGAAACAACTCACAGCAACTGAACAATTGCTGCttgaaaatgaaagatattCTGATGCTGCGTTAAAAATAAAGAGTACCATTTAGCTACTGCTATTACATTCAGTAAACTCAAAGTGTACTGCGCTCATTTATATCGCTACTCAAAACTATACACATagaagtttaaaattaattagtttaaatttattttctttacctTAACTGCTGACTGATTTTTTTCGACTACAAAGTTAACCAAAGTTAAAGTataaattataacaaaataagtaaagaaataCAACAAGTTGAAGCTTTTCAGAGTCAATCCTATACAAATTCAGTGTTAATCTTTTGCTATTTTGCTACAACacgaaaatcaaaaacaaaataaagaaatgtcATCAACTCATTTGCAATTAAACATACGTTATTGATTTAATAGTTgtcacaacaataacaataaatcatatgacaacaacgacaagttttttttttttttatgagtgATATCCAGGTGATCATGCTGTACCGTAAGATATAAACTTTCCCAAAGTGTGGTAGCCTAGCTCCCACCATTCACCTGTGTCACCAAACCTGAGCTGTTTTACTGGAAGCTTTGTCTTGTCGGTAAGGAGACCGCTGTCTTCACGCCATACATAATCATTCATATCACAGTTACAGCCAATCCGATATCTATAGCCTGCACATGAGCTGGTCATTCCGCATGCGCACTTACCACTTCCAGGCGATGCTCCACCCCAATACGTCATCTTAGCAGaatcacgtgacacccaccatCCGTATGGATTGACAAACCAGAAGCCTGAGTGTCGACACTCATACTTGATAAACTGCTCGCAGTGTGAGGAGACACTGGTGAGACTGGCCAGCTGGCGTAGGCTGGCTCCTGTGTAATGAATATCACGTGAGTAGCTGCCTGGGCTTTCAAATCCTTCCACACGAGCCCTGTTCTCACTGTCGTGACTGATCACCGTCACGCCAACTCCATACTTGTCATTCATGTCGCAGTACACTGAGAATGGTGCCATATCTCCTTCACCATCTGGATCAATGTCGTAATATCCACTTTTGCTGTAGGGTCGCCGTTCTTTAAGTTGGTGCATGATAACGCAACTGTACAAAGAAGGATCCcgattattctttttattagtTATTCCGGTCCTAAAATGACCTGTTTAACAGACTTAGTCTTAGACAGAGGTCAAGTACTAGTGTTGACTATTAAGGAAGCTTAAAGGATAGTATGCTGCAGACATTACTATGCATTACAACTTCACGTCGATTTAAGTGTGTATTTCAGAAATGGGCATAACCGCTGGATTTTGTACCCTGAAGGCTCAATTTATTCCTCCGGGACTTTCCCTTCGAGAGTGCTCGTTTTGACTCGGTTCAAAGAAGGTGAGATTTTATGGCGGAAGACTCAGAAGCGAATTCAAAGGAATTGAACAATGGCTTAATTAAGCTGCCCAGGGCCGTGAAGTTTTAAAGGTATCCTTTTGTTCTAAGTGTGTCAATAAAACTACAGAGAATTATCGCACATATTGCGGTAGAAGTTTATGGATTTAAGTCTTTCGCAAAACTTCTTCGACTTGGACccgtatttttcaaaagggaGAATTTTGAGAGCTTCAAAAAGAGATCTTGAACGAGAAATTTCGACCACTGTGGACCGagattggattttttttcttgccgagGTTTCGAAGTACAAAGCAAGCCGCTGAAGCATTTTTTCTCGCCTATCGCTTAATAAAATCCGGCCGAGAGTTTATATCCATTCATTCAATCATAACAGTTATTCATTTCTCCAGAGCAATGAAACTGTACAAGCGTTTCTACAAAATTATTTCGAGGAATTATGAACTCCGCAAGTTTTGATCTGTCGATTACAgctcttgttttgattttagatATTTCCCGTCTCACTCGACTACTCCGCGAATCAAGTTGTCATGCAAATCGATGAACTGACAATACGCGGTTATTTCGGGCCCTGCAGTCACGTAACTGAAACGCAAGGTtttgttcaacaaaaaaaaattgaaaggcaAGCGAAAACgtccaaaaaagtgaaattacaCTCTAATAAAACTGTGTCATCCCGTTAAATGCATTCACCGCTTgcgttgtttacattttgtagAGAGTTGTTCGCTCTTGATTGCAGACTGCTACTGAATGAATAAGACGTTCTAATAAATAACTTCCGTAGGAATTCTTTAAACGCcaaattattttcaaggcaagagagtttttaaaaaaaaaatgctattgGAGACCAGGTATTGATAAGCTTTAATCAACTTCAAATTGATCAGGCTTGTTTCCTTTGTAATACGAAAATATGTTATAATAACCAGAGTTGTCCGCCACGCTTAAAAGACTTGTAAGCGTTCCCACAGACTGCAGCAAATTTAATAGGCAAGTCCGAGTATATTAATGGATAAATTTAATACTCATCAGGTAACAATGGGGATTAAAAAGTTAATCAAGCAACAAAATTCGAAACAAAAGAGACATATCGCACCTAAATCAAAGGAATTCCGCTCGTGGATTCTTCGGAAGGTAATCGACAATGGCAAGAACAATAGCCTGAATATATGAATACTTGATAACCCCAAAATTTGGGGTACACACTTAAATCGGCGTGAAGTTgtaatgtaaaacattgacaatactcacactgaaatgtactagtcatggatgtATGTATTAATTTTACACTGGCAAGGATTTCGTTAAGAAATCTAACTTCCCTtgtcaacagaaaaaaaaatgtgtttacaGTTCAGCTACCTTTTCTAATAGAGaaaatgtatttaaagaaaaaaagaaacaacagtaTTTTTTTAGTAACAGCTCATTTTGTTCTTTCTATGGTGACATTTGAGGCATATAAAGGATCCAAGTTAATTAGTCAGTCAGAAGTCAGTCGCATTTCGAATTTAggtgtgttttgtttgtttgtttgtatgtaGAAGCCCTCTTATCTCTTGTTACCTGAAGATCTATAGCCTCCAtcaagagccatggctcttgCCGCCATTGAAGTCTTTAAcatctttttgtcattttctcgGAACCCATCAAAGTTGTCAAAATGTGCCTGAGGCTTGCTTTTGTCAACGAAACAATAATAGAACGAAGCTGGAGGGGGGGCTCCAACCCCAAATAATATTCCATTTTCGGCAAAATGGGTGTTTTTTGGCACAACCTTGCAAGGGGGAGGTGGGAGGATTAAGAGATAAACGTGAAGCCCATTGAAATACTCGTCTTCAGCAATATATGAATCCTACGTAATAATTACTTGGAAGGGTTTTCCCAGCTGTCTGTAGTTCTTCTGGCCCCCATTATTCTTCACGGCCAATTTCTGTAACCACCGTGGGATCGCTACTATCTGGCTGCTAATCGACGCTggattatatatttttttactttaccaCGATTAGCTTACAAAACGAATCCTTCCTCTGCAGAAATTTACTCCAAAGTTTGAAGAAGGCGTGAAATATATATAGGCCTAAGTTAAAGTAAGTCAGCCTCGCAAATAATATAGATAAGCGACTTAGAATAAAGCGACGTATTTTGCGGATATGCATTTTAATGTTGTTTCACTTGCACACTGGTTGTATTATAATCATAAAAGTAAACACAAAAATGTACTCCCCATATAACTAGCGTTAAAACATTTCCCAAAACATCGCCGATCcgaaaaaaatctaaaactcCTGCAACAATTGCACTATAACTGAATTAACGGTATATCGGCCCTATCAATACCACAGGGTAAGGGCTGAGATGATAGGCAAACAGGAGAGAGTTCCAGTACCAAATCCCACCCTATGTACcttaacttaaaacaaaaaaaaaaatgatacctTGTAGCACTAAACGTTTACGGGTTCTCGCCGAAACAAAGTCCAAACATTTTTCCGAAAAACGTTTTCTTCACTAACTTTATATACCGTTGAGAAATGAAGACTTTAAAGTGCGGCACTCATCCACTTTAAGGTACTTCCCTTAAAAATGATGtactatccagatttttttccAACCTGCATTGGCAAAAAATGTCAGAAACATATAGGAAATTCAAAGACTGCAAtgaaaagatggggtcaccgtaCGCGTGCTTGTTTGCACCTTGCGTTCCCGTAATTCTGAGTGTTTTTTCCTTGTTGCGCGCGAAATGTTCGAAACTTAAACA encodes:
- the LOC140925657 gene encoding contactin-associated protein-like 2 is translated as MHQLKERRPYSKSGYYDIDPDGEGDMAPFSVYCDMNDKYGVGVTVISHDSENRARVEGFESPGSYSRDIHYTGASLRQLASLTSVSSHCEQFIKYECRHSGFWFVNPYGWWVSRDSAKMTYWGGASPGSGKCACGMTSSCAGYRYRIGCNCDMNDYVWREDSGLLTDKTKLPVKQLRFGDTGEWWELGYHTLGKFISYGTA